One segment of Roseisolibacter agri DNA contains the following:
- a CDS encoding glycosyltransferase — protein sequence MHILWLKTELLHPVDKGGRIRTYNMLREMRRQHRVTYLTLDDGDAAADAVARADEYCTDLVRVPFRTAPKRSARFFGELAANLASPLPYAVAKYRSAGMRREIERLVGRGDVDVLVCDFLAPSLNVPDGLPCPTVLFQHNVEAMIWQRHTEMSAHPVKRRYMGEQWRRMRAFEASECRRFDRVIAVSEQDRDVFARDYGVAEPLAVPTGVDVDYFDPATMPAAPRSASELVFTGSMDWLPNEDAILWFAAEILPRVRAQVPEATLTVVGRNPTPRVQALGARDPAVTVTGGVPDVRPYLARGAAFVVPIRIGGGTRLKIYEAMAMEIPVVSTTVGAEGLPVAPDTEYLCADAPEAFADAVVRLLRDPARAQALGRRAAETVRARFSWTRVAEQFLDACTPAAAVSR from the coding sequence GTGCACATCCTCTGGCTGAAGACGGAGCTGCTCCACCCGGTCGACAAGGGCGGGCGCATCCGCACGTACAACATGCTGCGCGAGATGCGCCGCCAGCACCGCGTCACGTACCTGACGCTCGACGACGGCGACGCCGCGGCCGACGCCGTGGCGCGCGCGGACGAGTACTGCACGGACCTCGTGCGCGTGCCCTTCCGCACGGCGCCCAAGCGCAGCGCGCGCTTCTTCGGCGAGCTGGCGGCGAACCTCGCCTCCCCGCTGCCGTACGCGGTCGCCAAGTACCGCTCGGCCGGCATGCGCCGCGAGATCGAGCGGCTGGTGGGGCGCGGCGACGTGGACGTGCTGGTGTGCGACTTCCTCGCGCCGAGCCTCAACGTGCCGGACGGGCTGCCCTGCCCCACCGTGCTGTTCCAGCACAACGTCGAGGCGATGATCTGGCAGCGGCACACCGAGATGTCCGCGCACCCGGTGAAGCGCCGCTACATGGGCGAGCAGTGGCGGCGCATGCGCGCCTTCGAGGCGTCGGAGTGCCGCCGCTTCGACCGCGTGATCGCGGTGTCGGAGCAGGACCGCGACGTGTTCGCGCGCGACTACGGCGTCGCCGAGCCCCTCGCGGTGCCGACGGGCGTCGACGTCGACTACTTCGATCCGGCCACCATGCCGGCCGCGCCGCGTTCCGCGTCGGAGCTGGTCTTCACGGGCTCCATGGACTGGCTGCCGAACGAGGACGCGATCCTCTGGTTCGCGGCCGAGATCCTGCCGCGCGTGCGCGCGCAGGTGCCCGAGGCGACGCTCACGGTGGTGGGGCGCAACCCGACGCCGCGCGTGCAGGCGCTGGGCGCGCGCGACCCGGCGGTCACGGTGACGGGCGGCGTGCCCGACGTCCGGCCGTACCTCGCGCGCGGCGCGGCGTTCGTGGTCCCCATCCGCATCGGCGGCGGCACGCGCCTCAAGATCTACGAGGCGATGGCGATGGAGATCCCGGTCGTGTCGACGACCGTGGGCGCCGAGGGCCTCCCCGTCGCGCCCGACACCGAGTACCTGTGCGCCGACGCGCCGGAGGCGTTCGCCGACGCCGTGGTGCGGCTGCTGCGCGATCCCGCGCGCGCGCAGGCATTGGGACGCCGCGCCGCGGAGACCGTGCGCGCGCGCTTCTCGTGGACGCGGGTCGCGGAGCAGTTCCTCGACGCCTGCACGCCCGCCGCCGCCGTGTCGCGCTGA